The Malus sylvestris chromosome 3, drMalSylv7.2, whole genome shotgun sequence genomic sequence aaattttattaagtgtttttattaaaattttattgataattgtTGGAGAATTTAGTATTATTATTGcactaaatttattaattgaatgaaaattagAAGTGTGCCTTTTGGTAGAAAGATGTGTCTATCCAAATTCAAATGAAAagttgcaacttttgactcttcatgATTAGTCACTTGATTTCCAAAGAGGTATCTTCAATATCTAAATAGGGTAGTCCTCTTTTGTAATACATAACTTTTACTTTCACATTTTCATACACATAGTGCACTATTGTTAGAGAGTTTTGTAATGTTCCATGGAGTCCATAGAAGAGAGTATCCAACACAATTGTGGTTCGTTGAAGCCTTGTGCTTTGGAATGCTACTATTACAAGGATGTGGTCGTTGTAGCCTGGGATACAATCGCCAAGCAAACATGAGCACTGTAGTGGGGCGTAAACTTGTTTTAAGAACAGAATGTCTAGCATTTGGCTCAACCgtatttccaagtttttctaatccattacgttgtgttcatttaacattggttactcatgtgcatgcattattttgatatataattgcaggaattatttcttaattttgtatgtgatttaatatagcaATTATACCCTATGTTTCCAACAATATTAAGACAAGTTTCCATGGTTTGTTTGCTATATTTTATGATTGAATAAAAACATGAAATCGATATGCTTAAATTGATTAAAAGGGAACGTTTGCGTCCTGGGAATTTTGCTTAAATTGATTcatttttcaagttgttaagaTTTGCTTAAATTGTTTAAATCTATATGCTTAAattgattctcgtcaaagacgaatttgaaccacattattgctagcacattgtgagactaagtctACCCTCccctagtgtagataatatcgtttgtttttccaattatttttttctttttattattatattatttttttgtctttttcattaatattCAAtctctttttattaaattaagttATTAGgtgatttttagttttaaaaaaaaatagtttgggAAACCTTTtctttaggggtgtgctatccacacatccctttttacttctcacacgcCCCTTACTAATTTTTGTcccttgatcttctttaatcCATCTGATTCGATGACTGAAAATTAGATAGGTGtaaaaaaatggtgtgtggatatcacacccctttctttaaatctctttttttttttttatttgttaagaatATGAAGGGAGAAGGCAAAAAGTCATAATCCCAAAATTGCCCTCTTCCAttatattttcaaataaaatagaaattcaaaaaaaaaaaccccccaTTCTGAAACtaactttttttataaatatattattttatttttttcaaataaaaaatcaaaagaacCAATTGGGTGACAGGAGGCTAGTTTGTTAAGAAAGAGTCAAAGATTgcgaaaaacaaagaaaaccaaaaaaaagtcAAAGAAACTGCCTTAAACGTTGCCCTCTCTATCGGCATTGAGTACACACCGTGTGTGGCGGCGACAACGTCCACCACTTCATGCGGCACTAACACTTGCACTCACAGTTAAATCTTGAAATAAAACGAACCTTAAAATTACTCTCTTTATGTTCTTCGTTTTCTGCTTCTCTTTCGTCTTTCTCACTAGTAAACCAACCATGTCTTGCTTTAAGGGAAAGTATCGTGGTAATTGCATTACATCTCCTTTTTCTGCCTCATTTTTTGTACATGGGTtttgttcttttatttatttctctacTCTAATCTCTAATCTGATGAGTTCTTGATTCTATTATGTTTTTCTGCCTCCTATCAGGCTATTTTTTGGCAATGAATTATCaataggggttttttttttcgtttttaatatttggatCGTTTGTGTTTGTTGAATTTTGATAGGGTATTGATTATGTGCATGGGATTTAGCAGTTGTTTGGTTTGAGGTTTGCTTCGATCGGCTTCGGGATATTTTGGATCTAAATTGATAAGATATTTGTAGTAAATTGCAAATAAGGGATAACAAACTAAGAACAATCATGTAgtcaaattatgatttttcttcTGCTACTTCATAGAAGAGAGTAGAATTGTGAGGAAAAGAGAATTTTAGGGCTTCAGCGGAATAGAAAGAACTGCTGAAAGAGCTGGCTCACAAGGACATTCCTTAATATCGTTTTTGTTTCAAAAGATTCTAGTTCCGCTTCAAACATCTGTTTATTAGAATTTAGAACTGTGTTTTGGTGGACACCATTTAGAACTGTGTTTTGGTGGACACCATGCAGTCCCCTCGATGATCTTGATAATGATGGATGATACATTTTGTCTGGACATAATGCTGTTGAAATGCATCTTAGAAAAATCATACGGATTCTTTTAGCGATAGTTGAGGTGTAAACTGTACTGTGACACGCCACAACTCATTCCTACTAGGCGTAATCGACATTTCTTCGCACTGTCCCGGGTTTGGACCCTTTACAAACTTACTTGTGCTCCTGCCCTGGCTATCTTAGGTTCGTGCCACTTTGGTACGGGTCCATATGGTTGTAAAGGTATAAAGGCACAGGGTCAATCCAATGGTTAGCCAAGTGTAAATAGATTAAGTTTATAAGTTTGTTATGAGTTTGCTTAATCTGTAAGGAAAGTGAAgagcaaggtattaaatatcgatgatatcggaaatatcggcagtccaaaaacacggaaatttcgatggaaatatcggaatattatcgatatcgataaaaattgaataaaaaccatggaaattgtaagaaaaacttgaaaatttttattgaaactttgcaggatgtttatttagtcaattatctattagtttatcacaaaaaattagaaagaaatgcattgcatgatagatataactgatttaagttgattatatagcgagctggcaaacattgtgagtgtagaaaatatgtagtaattaatgaaagaaatttaaacacaccataatcatttatatataatgaattagtacaatattttacactttatacattgcatggtaaaatacatgagtgacttagcaaggtctaaaatatcgatgatatcggaaatatcggtagtaaaaaaaaatatcggtagtctaaaaacaaggaaatttcaatggaaatatcgggatattatggatattttagaccatggtgAAGAGTAttgaaatgtgaaaaaaatgaaatatacaGAGTTGTTTTCTCAGTTTCTCTCTAAAACTTCTGTgatccctttctctctcttaagtGCGAAACCTCCATTGTTAAAGCTTCAAGCTTCTCTTTTAACATGGTATCCTCGCCGGGAACGGATGGCATTTCTCGATCCTGATCAAGTGTTGCTTCCGCTATCTTCAATCTTCTCTTCTCAACTACTTCACTGAATCTGTGGTATGAAATGTTCTTTCTTCAATCCTCTCTGATATGGTGAATTATAGTCTACAAGTCGGTTGTGTTTCTTGCACATGAACTGTTTGATGATATGTGTGAGTGATTTTCTCTCTCTGAATCTGTGAgtttcttcttctacaatcttGGATATTAGTTCTGAAAAGTGCAGTGCGTATAATCGCAAACACTAACTTCTCAATTTCTTCAAGATTTCTCCTGTTTCTATAAGAATTTCAAAAGCATGGTGACTGTTGCACAACTCCATATAGTTTAGTCTCCAATTATGCACTTGATTCCTAATGTGTCGGTCTCTGTGACGGTCAAATTAGATGATACGAATTACTTAGTCTGGCATTATCAAATGAGATTGCTTCTTGAAGGTCATGGCATTTTTGGTTTTGTGGATGGAACACGGTGATGTCCACCTCGCTTTGTTGCTGATTTAGATGTTAAAGGTGTTGAAACTAAAACGTACCAAAtctggaaaatgcatgataGAGCTCTTATGCAACTTCTGATTGCTACTCTCTCTACTACTGCCTTATCCTGTATCATTGGTTATACCAATTCCAATGACATTTGGACCAATCTCAAGGACATATTTTCAACAATTACCAAAGCCAATATTTTTCAGACGAAGACTGAGTTGCATAATATCAAGAAAGGGTCTGAGAACATTTCTCAGTACTTGCAGAGAATTAAAGATGCTCGAGATCATCTCTCAGCTGCTGGAATTTCCTTTGACGATGATGATATTATCATTCTGGCCTTAAAGGGGCTACCTCCTGAGTATAACACATTTCGCACAGTAATAAGGGGTAGGGAGAGTGTTATATCTCTTAAGGATTTTCGAGCACGGTTACTTGATGAAGAAACAACTGTTGAGCATGCTCCAGTTTCTGAATCTTTCTCTACTGCTATGTTAGCACAAGAACCTATGTCCAAAGGGAAAACGTTGATGCTTGGTGAAGGGTCTTCTCATTCTACAAATTCTCAGTATCATCCTGGAAGTTCTTCTGGGGGTTATTATAATACGGGTACCTATAACAACAATTTTGGAGGATCTTATAACACCAATTCTGGAAGTTATAGAGGACCAAATTTCAGAGGAAGAGCAAGAGGCAGAAACCACTTTGGTAATAATTCTAGGTTCTTGGGTAACAGTTCTAATAACAGTCCTGGCATACTTGGTCCTGTGAGACCACATGTTTCCACTTGTCCTGAGCATAGCAATGACATACCTGTGTGTCAAATATGCAACAAAAGAGGTCATATTGCTGTTGATTGCTTCCAAAGACCTAGAGGTCATATTGCTGCTGATTGCTTCCAGAGACATTCTTCTACCACTGTTTCATCATCTCCAGTGCAATGCCaaatttgttggaaatttgGTCATTCTGCAATGCAATGTTACCACAGAGCTAATTTTTCATACCAAGGAAGATCTCCACCATCCTCCATTACTGCAATGCACACTAACTATCAACCATCTGCCCCTCAAGAGCAATTCTGGGTAGCTGATACTGGTGCTACATCCCACTTGACGTCTAACTTGTCCAATCTTACTCTTGCCACTCTATTAACTGGCACTGATACTATTACCACTGCAAGTGGTGCAGGTTTGCCCATATCTCACACTGGTTCTTCTATTTTGCATGCTCCAAAACATGCTTTTCAACTAAAGAAAATACTGCATGTGCCAAAATTATCTCAACATTTGTTGTCTATCTATAGACTCTGTAAAGATAACAAATGTAGGTTCATATATGATGAGTTCTCTTTCTGGATTCAGGACAAGATCACAGGGAAAGTTCTTCTTCAGGGACTATGTAAAGCTGGCCTATATCCAATTCCATTATACATACCACAAtccattttcaatcaagcaTTAAAGACACCTCACTCACACAAACAACAGCATTATTACCTTGGTCATCAAGTGAACACAAATTTGTGGCACACCAGATTAGGCCATCTATCTAATTCTGTTGTTTCTCAAATGTTGCATCAATCTCAAGTTCCTTTTTCTGTGGATCACTCTAAACATGTGTGTATATCTTGTTTGCTAGGAAAATTTACTAAACTTCCTTTTTCATATCCTgcaaataaaattgtaaaaccCTTAGAAGTCATACATAGTGATGTATGAGGACCATCACCTACTTTGTCCATTGAGGTTTTCAAATTCTATGTACTTTTCATATATGAATGTACCAGGTTTACCTGGATATTTCCTTTAATGAATAAAAGTGAGGTGTTTCATACTTTTGTGCAGTTTCATTCTTTTATACAAACTCAATTTTCCACTGCCATTAAAATTTTCCagagtgatggtggtggtgaatacacCAGTAACAAGTTCAAACAATTTTTGTTAACAAAAGGAATTTTGCATCGCAAGTCTTGTCCACACACACCTGAGCAAAATGGTCTTGCTGAACGAAAGCATCGGCTTATTGTTGAAACTGCACTTACTCTTCTTCAAAAAGCTCATTTGCCTTCACAATTTTGGTTCCATGCTTGTGTAGTTTCTGTCTACTTAATAAACAGAATGCCATGTCAAGTTTTAACCATGAAGTCTCCATACACTTGTCTGTTTCAAAAACCCCCAGTGTTAACACATTTAAAGGTTTTTGGATGTAGGTAGTTGTTTTCCTCTCTTAAAACCCTACAACACTTCAAAATTCCAACCCAAGACTACACAGTGCATATTTATGGGATATGCTGGTCAATATAAAAGGTATATTTGTTTTAATCCCATTACTAGCGAGTTTCATGTGTCAAGACATGTTCTCTTTGATGAGCATACTTATCCTTATTTGGATTTCATCTCTAAGTCTCAGGTTACATAGTCACTTAGAATGCCTTCTTCAATTGTACCACCATCAGTTACACTTCATAATGTTATTGAATCAcacacatcatcatcatctcaaCCATCATCTACATCAGTGCATTTAACCCCTAGAGCTTCAGAGTTTTCTTCTATAAACCCTAGTGCTTCAGAGTCTTTGGCATCTCCCACTATAGCTCCAAAGTTCTTAACTTCTTCCACCAACCCTATACAGTCACAATCATCATTGTTAGCCCCTCTTGCACCTACACAGTCTCCAATCCCTGTGGATCCTGATTTCCAGCAAGAAAGTCTAAGTGTGGTTCTGCCAGTACCTTCTGTGAGCTTGCACCCAATGTAAACAAGATCCAAAAGTGGGATTTCTAAGAAAAAATCTTTCTCAGCTTCTGTTCCATCATCAATTGTGCCTATGGAACCTGTTTCTTTCAAGTCAGCTAGTCAAGTCCCAGAATGGCAGGCTGCCATGCAAGATGAGATAAATGCTTTGAATGCTCAGAATACCTGGACTCTTATTCCTCTTCCTATTGGCAAAAACTTAGTtggatgcaaatgggtgtacAAGCTTAAAAGGAATCCAGATGCGTTTATAGCAAGGTataaagctcgtcttgtagctaAAAAGTATAGTCAAGAGGAAGGCATCGATTATACTGAAACTTTCAGTCCAGTGGTTAAGCCTACTACTGTCAGATTAATCTTAGCACTTGCAGCTCAGTTTAACTGGAGTTTAAGACAGTTGGATGTTCGAAATGCATTTTTACATGGAGATCTTCTTGACGAGGTCTCTATGAGTCAAGCTCCTAGTTTTGTATGTTCTTCTCATCCTTCTAATTATGTTTGTAAACTACAGAAGTCCTTATATGGTTTTAAACAGGCTCTTCGGGCATGGAATGAGAAGTTTACAAGCTTCTTACCTAGTTTAGGCTTCAAAGCCTCTTTTGCCAATCCATCTTTGTTTGTCTAGCAAACATCCAATGGTATTGTGATTCTCTTactctatgtggatgatatcatcCTCACTGGCAGCAATACATCTCTTATGTCTAAaagtcattttaactctgacaCAAGAGTTTGATATGAAGAACTTGGGAAATTTACATTACTTCCTAGGTTTGCAGATCACTTACAAGAACACAGGCTTGTTTATCTCTCAGACCATATATATTCACGATCTTCTCACCAAGGTTGATATGCAAGATGCAAAATCGTGTGCCACACCCTACCTTCCTTATCACGGGTTATCTAAGACAGATGGTTCACCTTATCATAGTCCAGAACACTATCGCAGTATTGTTGGTGCATTGCAATGTTTGACCTTCACTAGGCCAGATATTGCATTTGCCGTTAACCAAtgttgtcaatttatgcacaaCCCTATGGATATTCATGTTGTTGCGGTGAAACGAATTTTGAGGTATCTTAGTGGCACTCTTGACTATGGCATTCATTTTACTCCTGGAAAATTACAACTTCAAGCCTATAgcgatgcagattgggcaggggATCTCAATGATCGTCGATCCACCTCTGGCTATGTTGTTTATCTTGGTAATACACCTATTTCTTGGGCCTCCAAGAAACAACATATTGTGTCTAGGTCCTCTACTGAGGCAGAATATCGAGCACTTGCCATCACTGCAGCAAAAGTCTCTTGGATACAACAGCTTCTGCATGATCTTCATGTTCCTTTATATGATGCTTCTATGCTATTTTGTGACAATATTTCTGCTATTGCACTATCCTCTAATCCAGTTTTTCATTCAAGGGTGAAGCATATTGAAATCGACTACCACTTTATCCGGGAGAGAGTTATAAGAGGTGACTTGGCTGTATCCAAGGAGCAGTTTGTAGACATTTTAACTAAAGGGTTGTCTACTTCTCTATTTCAAGATCATTGTTCCAATCTCATGCTTAGTTCTAGTAAGCATGAGATTGAGGGGGGGATGTAAAGGTATAAAGGCACAGGGTCAATCCAATGGTTGATATGCAGCCAAGTGTCAatatattaagttgataagttTGTTATGAGTTTGCTTAATCTGTAAGAAAAGTGAAGAGTATATAAAGAGATAGTTTGCAAGCAAttgaaatgtgaaaaaaaaaatgaagtataCATAGTTGTTTTCTCAGTTTCTCTCTAAAACTTATTtaatccctttctctctctatgtgTGAACTTCCATTGTTAAAGCTTCAAGCTTCTCTTTTAACAATGGTTTGGCCCATTTCTCAATTTTCCGAGATATTTTTGGGATCAATGTAAATCTAGTTACAAGGAAAGCATACATGTGTAGTCTGATTTGTTCTGATTTGTTCTgtacttttattttaatatttgatgTTGTTGCAGCTTCCAGTCCCAATCCCCAAAATAATTCATTTAGAGAGACCAAAAATAAAAGCCATCATGTATTACAGATGAACTTGTAGCCAATGCTGCCTACATTGGTCCCCCTGGGAAGGGAATCCTTACTGCAGACGAGTCAACGGGCACAATTGGCAAGCGTCTGTCAAGTATAAATGTCGAGAATAATGAAAACAACAGGCGAGCCCTCCGTGAGCTCCTCTTTTGCGCCCCGGTGCACTCCAGTATCTCAGCGGTGTGATCCTTTTTAGGAAACCCTTTACCAGAAAACAGCCGGCGGTAAACCCTTTGTTGATATCCTCAAAGACGCGGGGTCCTTCCTGGAATTAAAGTTGACAAGGGCACTGTTGAGCTTGCTGGAACTAATGGTGAGACCACAACTCAGGGTCTTGACGGTCTTGCCCAGCGCTGCCAGCAGTACTATGAAGCTGGTTCCCGATATGCAAAGTGGCATGCTGTACTCAATATTGGCCCAAACGAGCCAACCCAGCTTGCTATAAATGAGAATGCCAATGGCTTGGCACGCTATGCTGTCATTTGCCAGGAGAATGACTTGGTACCAATTGTTGAGCCAGAGATATTAGTTGACGGATCTCATGACATTGAGCGATGCACAGACAGATGTGACTGAGCGTGCCCTTGCAGCGTGCTATAAAGCACTGAACGACCACCATGTCCTTCTCGAGGGGACTCTTTTGAAGCCAAACATGGTTACCCCTGGTTCAGATGGCAAGAAGGTTTCGCCTGTGGTGGTGGCTAATCATACAGTAAGGGCATTGCAGCGAACAATGCCTCCAGCTATTCCTGCTGTGGTGTTTCTTTCGGGGGGGGCAGAGTGAGGAGGAAGCTACCCTCCATTTGAATGCTATGAACAAGCACAATACCAAGAAACCCTGGTCACTTTCATTCTCTTTTGGGCGGGCTCTGCAGCAGAGTACCCTAAAGGCGTGGGCTTGCTAGGTGCAAAGCGAATTTAGAAGTAACTTTGGGTACCTACAAAGGGGATACTGCATTGGGAGATGGTGCTTCAGAGAGCCTTCACGTGAAGGACTCACAAGTACTGAGATTTTGCAGGTCAATTTCTATTTCCTCATGTATTGCTGTTAGGAAGTTATTCGAGAGATGAGTGtttcattttttgttcttttggaaCGTAACTGATTAAAATTGGGTGGCATGTATCGTCACGACTTGATCAATGCCTTGTAGCTTTTTTTACTAAGGTCATATTTTTCACTTCCTGGATTTTGAGTACAATTATTCGTTTCTGTCATTGCCTGTCATGTTCCTTTTCACAACAAAGAGTTGGCCAGAAAACATAATCAGGTATAAGGA encodes the following:
- the LOC126615779 gene encoding uncharacterized protein LOC126615779 isoform X1, yielding MHDRALMQLLIATLSTTALSCIIGYTNSNDIWTNLKDIFSTITKANIFQTKTELHNIKKGSENISQYLQRIKDARDHLSAAGISFDDDDIIILALKGLPPEYNTFRTVIRGRESVISLKDFRARLLDEETTVEHAPVSESFSTAMLAQEPMSKGKTLMLGEGSSHSTNSQYHPGSSSGGYYNTGTYNNNFGGSYNTNSGSYRGPNFRGRARGRNHFGNNSRFLGNSSNNSPGILGPVRPHVSTCPEHSNDIPVCQICNKRGHIAVDCFQRPRGHIAADCFQRHSSTTVSSSPVQCQICWKFGHSAMQCYHRANFSYQGRSPPSSITAMHTNYQPSAPQEQFWVADTGATSHLTSNLSNLTLATLLTGTDTITTASGAGSCFPLLKPYNTSKFQPKTTQCIFMGYAGQYKRLHSHLECLLQLYHHQLHFIMLLNHTHHHHLNHHLHQCI
- the LOC126615779 gene encoding uncharacterized protein LOC126615779 isoform X2, giving the protein MHDRALMQLLIATLSTTALSCIIGYTNSNDIWTNLKDIFSTITKANIFQTKTELHNIKKGSENISQYLQRIKDARDHLSAAGISFDDDDIIILALKGLPPEYNTFRTVIRGRESVISLKDFRARLLDEETTVEHAPVSESFSTAMLAQEPMSKGKTLMLGEGSSHSTNSQYHPGSSSGGYYNTGTYNNNFGGSYNTNSGSYRGPNFRGRARGRNHFGNNSRFLGNSSNNSPGILGPVRPHVSTCPEHSNDIPVCQICNKRGHIAVDCFQRPRGHIAADCFQRHSSTTVSSSPVQCQICWKFGHSAMQCYHRANFSYQGRSPPSSITAMHTNYQPSAPQEQFWVADTGATSHLTSNLSNLTLATLLTGTDTITTASGAGQDHRESSSSGTM